One segment of Alistipes finegoldii DSM 17242 DNA contains the following:
- a CDS encoding calcineurin-like phosphoesterase C-terminal domain-containing protein — protein MKTRIMLFCCMAAALLLACSNDKSDGEGREPGVETELNGTQLGEGTTLYGLVTDTSGNPVQGVVVSDGYNCVETDANGVYQMIRYKKARFVWYSTPAGYEINTSADNYPLYYAEIVHKNIADRHDFVLKPLAAPETDFTLLCIADPQCASTADISRYVNETIPDIEATVETFKAKGRAVYGITLGDIVFDTPDLWSNMKEAMANRNLTIFQTIGNHDHLKTETSDDKAAANFESQFGPRNYSFNRGNAHIVSMDNVFYVGGSTPSSNYKGGITDQQLEWLRQDLSHVAKDKLVIFCAHMPFRGGTSETDESHMNHAGVLDLLSEFAEAHIMIGHTHYQQKYIHTRNGKKIFEHIHGAACGAWWTSTLCADGTPNGYGVYEISGSTVPNQYYKATNKAADHQIRAYSAKQVFGTSGSTTFGFAANASAMNDAKCIVANVWNSDTGGDWKVSLWQNGAKVGDMTRISTCDYWAYAYHVLYFSKSVGSTWGKKLDHFYYGRLTSGTPETADFEIVVEDGMGNTYRTSKLQTDFIGF, from the coding sequence ATGAAGACAAGAATCATGTTATTCTGCTGCATGGCGGCCGCGCTTCTGCTGGCGTGCAGCAACGACAAATCGGACGGCGAGGGCCGCGAACCCGGCGTCGAGACCGAGCTTAACGGCACGCAGCTCGGCGAGGGCACGACCCTCTACGGACTGGTGACCGACACGTCGGGCAACCCCGTGCAGGGCGTGGTGGTGTCGGACGGCTACAACTGCGTGGAGACCGACGCCAACGGCGTCTATCAGATGATCCGCTACAAGAAGGCGCGCTTCGTCTGGTACAGCACGCCGGCAGGGTACGAAATCAACACCTCGGCGGACAACTATCCGCTGTACTATGCCGAAATCGTCCACAAGAACATCGCCGACCGCCACGACTTCGTGCTCAAGCCGCTGGCCGCTCCCGAAACCGACTTCACGCTGCTCTGCATCGCCGACCCGCAGTGCGCCAGCACGGCCGACATCAGCCGTTACGTCAACGAGACCATTCCCGACATCGAGGCGACGGTCGAAACGTTCAAGGCCAAAGGGCGCGCCGTGTACGGCATCACGCTCGGCGACATCGTCTTCGACACACCCGACTTGTGGAGCAACATGAAGGAGGCGATGGCCAACCGCAACCTGACGATCTTCCAGACCATCGGCAACCACGACCACCTGAAGACCGAGACTTCGGACGACAAGGCCGCCGCCAACTTCGAATCGCAGTTCGGACCGCGCAACTACTCGTTCAACCGCGGCAACGCCCACATCGTCTCGATGGACAACGTCTTCTACGTCGGCGGCAGCACCCCGTCGAGCAACTACAAGGGCGGCATCACCGACCAGCAGCTCGAATGGCTCCGTCAGGACCTGTCGCACGTGGCGAAGGACAAGCTGGTGATCTTCTGCGCCCACATGCCCTTCCGCGGCGGCACGAGCGAAACGGACGAAAGCCACATGAATCACGCCGGGGTGCTCGACCTGCTCTCGGAGTTCGCCGAAGCGCACATCATGATCGGGCACACGCACTACCAGCAGAAGTACATCCACACCCGCAACGGCAAGAAGATCTTCGAACACATCCACGGAGCGGCCTGCGGCGCGTGGTGGACCTCGACCCTCTGCGCCGACGGCACGCCGAACGGATACGGCGTGTATGAGATTTCGGGCAGCACCGTTCCCAACCAGTATTACAAAGCGACCAACAAGGCCGCCGACCACCAGATCCGCGCCTACTCGGCCAAGCAGGTGTTCGGCACCTCCGGCAGCACGACGTTCGGCTTCGCCGCCAACGCCTCGGCCATGAACGACGCGAAGTGCATCGTGGCCAACGTCTGGAATTCGGACACGGGCGGCGACTGGAAAGTGTCGCTCTGGCAGAACGGCGCGAAGGTGGGGGATATGACCCGCATTTCGACCTGCGACTACTGGGCCTACGCCTACCACGTGCTCTACTTCAGCAAGAGCGTGGGCAGCACGTGGGGCAAGAAGCTCGACCACTTCTATTACGGCAGGCTGACCTCCGGGACGCCCGAAACGGCCGATTTCGAGATCGTCGTCGAGGACGGCATGGGCAACACCTACCGCACGTCGAAACTTCAGACCGACTTCATCGGATTCTGA
- a CDS encoding glycerophosphodiester phosphodiesterase, whose product MKKLKYLLMVCCAACVWLAACSDDDYEPLPDWWWEQTGEPAVYPEPEPVDNKVVAHRGCYAETGFPQNSVAGLKKAVEMKLFASECDIHLTKDGKVVVYHDDYYLGNTCFKDATYAELCAKGTLANGEKLPLLEEFIDVVLEGGCTQLWIDVKTLGDEAGGNAEASRTGIAAAQIVHEKRAKNFVGFIVGRLAIRDKVIPAVRSAWSVSYGAAAYEPGDFIARDIPWANMKLADFGLDTKRAKSFPENKVRLSLWQIDTDEQMQWYQGIRSDVYGITNYPLRMMDKLGLR is encoded by the coding sequence ATGAAAAAGCTGAAATATCTGCTGATGGTGTGCTGTGCGGCCTGCGTATGGCTGGCGGCATGCTCCGACGACGATTACGAACCGCTGCCCGACTGGTGGTGGGAGCAGACGGGCGAACCGGCGGTCTATCCCGAACCCGAACCCGTCGATAACAAGGTCGTGGCGCACCGCGGCTGTTATGCCGAGACCGGATTTCCGCAGAACTCCGTCGCCGGGCTGAAAAAGGCCGTCGAGATGAAGCTCTTCGCCTCGGAGTGCGACATCCACCTGACCAAAGACGGCAAAGTGGTCGTCTACCACGACGATTATTACCTCGGCAACACCTGCTTCAAGGACGCCACCTATGCCGAGCTGTGTGCCAAGGGCACGCTGGCCAACGGCGAGAAACTGCCGCTGCTGGAGGAGTTCATCGACGTGGTGCTCGAAGGCGGCTGCACGCAGTTGTGGATCGACGTCAAGACGCTCGGCGACGAGGCGGGCGGCAATGCGGAAGCGAGCCGGACCGGCATCGCCGCCGCGCAAATCGTCCACGAGAAGAGGGCCAAGAATTTCGTGGGATTCATCGTCGGCCGTCTTGCCATACGCGACAAGGTGATTCCCGCGGTCCGCTCGGCGTGGTCCGTGTCGTACGGAGCGGCGGCCTACGAACCGGGCGACTTCATCGCCAGAGACATTCCGTGGGCCAACATGAAGCTCGCCGATTTCGGGCTGGACACCAAGCGGGCCAAGAGCTTTCCCGAAAACAAGGTGCGGCTGAGCCTGTGGCAGATCGACACCGACGAGCAGATGCAGTGGTATCAGGGCATCCGCAGCGATGTCTACGGCATCACGAACTATCCCCTCAGGATGATGGACAAGCTGGGACTCCGCTGA
- a CDS encoding BACON domain-containing protein, translating into MKINCYIALVAAALACACNPLADTDDMDNNVQATRIAFSPEVVTLDNAGRNAEEDQGQNVIVTLNPKARRSMAWSAETDKTETWCTLTECSVTDADGVTHRGFRITATENTAYKRTATVTLTAADGTQETLRVVQTGVYPDAEVTVDPKQIEFNADEIVPVDVSFTTNMGDVYAVSRDEDADWISWEDLGGNVIRFTAAPWDDEEQPRTANVYITVGSGETSAATAKIPVTQLAKDLYCYVWGASLFDYDRFELARRMTKSETGVYRFDAYFTAGNAPEIRVNTVLRADYYPAYALAADGRIVTLNSAADAVPAGPAIDIDGMRTLTIDLNAMTYTLSRIAIANCMPDDAAAACPSKAFRTKDGGVKIWMTRNLNWNGGPEIGAMKLGSRLVPAYSGSATSGGYDPQDPYIERNPAYDEEESGGSVKGDQAVTDRHGRLYTLDEILLGTPAGGLGRGITSIEWPSAYNVGSTFVDAVGTQITARVFKSAEMKAVTDDERFFAENPALSAQIQGICPYGWHIANFRDWYDLAYAALEASRGDGTYPVREEMLTIAKLVATNANNVAPWLRTQEGWTSTPARAAGADAFDFNLYPTGWRLNKNGYGQYGDTAHSWVPLIGSSAKKTWRLNNVKATSNYWFNDNLDAGNPAVGIRCVKNYKVKK; encoded by the coding sequence ATGAAAATCAACTGTTATATTGCGCTCGTCGCCGCGGCCCTCGCATGCGCCTGCAATCCGCTGGCGGACACCGACGACATGGACAACAACGTGCAGGCCACACGCATCGCCTTCTCGCCCGAAGTCGTGACCCTCGACAACGCCGGGCGGAACGCCGAGGAGGATCAGGGACAGAACGTCATCGTCACGCTCAACCCCAAGGCACGCAGGTCGATGGCATGGAGCGCCGAGACGGACAAAACCGAAACGTGGTGCACGCTGACGGAGTGCAGCGTCACCGACGCCGACGGCGTCACGCACCGCGGATTCCGGATCACCGCGACCGAAAATACGGCCTACAAGCGCACGGCAACCGTTACCCTGACGGCGGCCGACGGCACGCAGGAGACGCTCCGGGTCGTGCAGACGGGCGTCTACCCCGACGCCGAAGTCACGGTGGACCCGAAGCAGATCGAGTTCAACGCCGACGAGATCGTCCCGGTCGATGTCAGCTTCACGACCAACATGGGCGACGTCTATGCGGTCTCCAGAGACGAGGACGCCGACTGGATTTCGTGGGAGGATTTGGGCGGCAACGTGATCCGCTTCACGGCCGCGCCGTGGGACGACGAGGAGCAGCCGCGCACGGCCAACGTCTATATCACGGTCGGCAGCGGGGAGACGAGCGCCGCCACGGCGAAGATTCCTGTCACGCAGCTGGCCAAAGACCTCTACTGCTATGTCTGGGGTGCGTCGCTGTTCGATTACGACCGGTTCGAACTCGCCCGGCGCATGACCAAGTCCGAGACGGGCGTCTACCGTTTCGACGCCTATTTCACTGCCGGAAATGCACCCGAAATCCGCGTCAACACCGTGCTGCGCGCCGATTACTACCCCGCTTACGCGCTTGCGGCCGACGGGCGGATCGTCACGCTCAATTCGGCGGCGGATGCGGTTCCCGCGGGGCCTGCGATCGACATCGACGGCATGCGTACGCTGACCATCGACCTCAATGCGATGACCTACACCCTGTCGCGCATAGCGATCGCCAACTGCATGCCCGACGACGCGGCGGCCGCCTGCCCGTCGAAGGCGTTCCGGACCAAGGACGGCGGCGTGAAGATATGGATGACCCGCAACCTGAACTGGAACGGCGGTCCGGAGATCGGCGCGATGAAACTGGGGTCGCGTCTGGTGCCGGCCTATTCCGGCTCGGCGACGTCGGGCGGCTACGATCCCCAAGACCCCTACATCGAGCGCAATCCCGCCTACGACGAAGAGGAGAGCGGCGGATCGGTCAAGGGCGATCAGGCCGTCACGGACCGTCACGGACGTCTCTATACGCTCGATGAAATCCTGCTGGGCACGCCCGCCGGCGGATTGGGCCGCGGCATCACCTCGATCGAATGGCCTTCGGCCTACAATGTCGGTTCGACATTCGTCGATGCCGTCGGCACGCAGATCACGGCGCGCGTCTTCAAGTCCGCGGAGATGAAAGCCGTGACCGACGACGAGCGGTTCTTCGCCGAAAATCCGGCGCTCTCGGCCCAGATTCAGGGCATCTGCCCCTACGGCTGGCATATCGCCAACTTCCGCGACTGGTACGACCTGGCCTATGCTGCGCTCGAAGCTTCGCGCGGCGATGGGACCTATCCCGTCCGGGAGGAGATGCTGACCATCGCCAAACTCGTCGCCACCAACGCCAACAACGTGGCTCCGTGGCTCCGCACGCAGGAGGGCTGGACGAGCACTCCCGCCCGTGCCGCGGGCGCCGACGCCTTCGACTTCAACCTCTATCCGACCGGATGGCGGCTCAACAAGAACGGCTACGGGCAGTACGGCGACACGGCCCATTCGTGGGTGCCGCTGATTGGCTCCTCGGCCAAGAAGACGTGGCGTCTGAACAACGTCAAGGCGACGAGCAACTACTGGTTCAACGACAACCTCGACGCCGGCAACCCGGCTGTGGGCATCCGCTGCGTGAAAAACTACAAAGTCAAGAAGTAA
- a CDS encoding RagB/SusD family nutrient uptake outer membrane protein, whose protein sequence is MKCKKILTALLAAACTMSGCHGDLDIMQDNKLSASNMWIDESDAETATYGIYLYMRDALKSVHDIYLCWGEFRNGLWGAGTNKTLSGVDQTQVRTSTMSSSNAYADWSVMYKTVNQANLILKHVPEMGISESVRNFSLGNAYFSRAWCYFWIARIWGDAPLALTGYESTGGDLYLPRAPKAEIFARIESDLTEAERYVTDNSDKAVATPAAVQMLKADYALWMYRVAGGGSSYLTMAEKAIEALNLSASRLESDYAQVFSSANKLNKEVIFAVHQANGEAVNGPGYYLGWNSNYVEAAYQNNPVPITGGNQWWWYTDRYKALLTSVEGDTRTKLTYNRADYGTTIKSIEWTEKGVGQMISGARIFDSDFILYRYAEAFLMDAEIKYYRKDYGGALTALGEIIKRAYGNAAHYTDQSEAAVKRAIVEESLKELVGEGRTWWTLIRLDAVWEYNKDVADKRESNANILLWPITQESIIKNSKLKQTEGWY, encoded by the coding sequence ATGAAATGCAAAAAGATACTGACTGCCCTGCTGGCTGCGGCGTGCACGATGAGCGGCTGCCACGGCGACCTCGATATCATGCAGGACAACAAGCTCTCGGCCAGCAACATGTGGATCGACGAAAGCGACGCCGAGACGGCGACCTACGGCATCTACCTCTACATGCGCGACGCGCTCAAGAGCGTACACGACATCTACCTCTGCTGGGGTGAATTTCGCAACGGTCTCTGGGGCGCGGGCACGAACAAAACGCTGTCGGGCGTGGACCAGACGCAGGTGCGCACCAGCACCATGTCTTCGAGCAACGCCTATGCCGACTGGAGCGTCATGTATAAGACCGTCAATCAGGCCAACCTGATTCTCAAGCACGTGCCGGAGATGGGAATTTCGGAATCGGTCCGCAATTTCAGTCTGGGCAACGCCTATTTCTCCCGCGCATGGTGCTATTTCTGGATCGCACGCATCTGGGGCGACGCTCCGCTGGCCCTTACGGGGTACGAATCCACGGGCGGCGACCTCTACCTGCCCCGCGCGCCGAAAGCAGAGATTTTCGCCCGGATCGAAAGCGACCTGACCGAAGCCGAGCGGTACGTGACCGACAATTCGGACAAGGCCGTAGCCACGCCCGCCGCGGTGCAGATGCTCAAGGCTGACTACGCGCTGTGGATGTACCGCGTCGCCGGAGGCGGTTCGTCGTACCTCACCATGGCCGAGAAGGCCATCGAGGCGCTGAACCTCTCGGCGTCGCGTCTGGAAAGCGACTACGCTCAGGTCTTCTCCTCGGCCAACAAGCTCAACAAGGAGGTGATCTTCGCCGTCCATCAGGCCAACGGCGAAGCCGTCAACGGACCGGGGTATTACCTCGGCTGGAACAGCAACTACGTTGAAGCGGCCTACCAGAACAACCCTGTGCCCATCACCGGCGGCAACCAGTGGTGGTGGTACACCGACCGCTACAAGGCGCTGCTGACCTCGGTCGAGGGCGATACGCGCACGAAGCTGACCTACAACAGGGCCGATTACGGCACGACGATCAAGTCGATCGAGTGGACCGAAAAGGGCGTCGGGCAGATGATAAGCGGCGCGCGCATTTTCGACTCCGACTTCATCCTCTACCGCTATGCCGAGGCCTTCCTGATGGATGCCGAAATCAAATACTACCGGAAGGACTACGGCGGGGCGCTGACGGCGCTGGGCGAAATCATCAAGCGCGCCTACGGCAACGCCGCCCACTACACCGATCAGAGCGAGGCGGCCGTAAAACGGGCCATCGTCGAGGAGAGTCTCAAAGAGCTGGTCGGCGAAGGGCGCACGTGGTGGACGCTGATCCGTCTGGACGCGGTCTGGGAGTACAACAAGGATGTCGCCGACAAGCGCGAAAGCAACGCCAACATTCTCCTGTGGCCCATCACGCAGGAGTCCATCATCAAGAATTCCAAGCTCAAACAGACGGAGGGCTGGTATTGA
- a CDS encoding SusC/RagA family TonB-linked outer membrane protein: protein MKKNSIFRWGVAMLLLFTGLSLRAYAEDDGGSPFRKNHDVDLTVKSATLQTFTDAFTKQTGVLFSYESALASMPMGDVSVRESNAPLERILNNVFTKRGFRYKIVDRTVVLTYDRTAEPQRKNSVTGRVCDAAGSPLVGATVLVKDSTRGTTTGADGTYSVEAEPGAVLLFSYIGYTEREEPVGSRSMIDVTMQEDQSVLEEVVVVGYGTQTRKTVTSAISKMDGKTLESMPVNLVGDGMKGRIAGLQVATTDATPGSAPKFLIRGGSSINNSNDPIVLVDGAVREMAGLNPNDIESIEVLKDAASAGIYGSRASNGVILITTKKGAPHKGPQIVFEGQWAYESPATKFDLMNGRDYLLTLRPAIAEGYCGGADPLSILDGAESAGAGNSAASRWTTRYLNPGESLPKGYKWIEDPVNPGKIIVFQDNDQQSQWFDDAFWQNYYIGVNGGGENIRYAASAGYTDDGGIGMATGFSRFTFHGNTSFKVTRRLTATTTFDYSQIERQMLDGGALNKRNSVIRGLSVPATHRDWYDAEAGEDLAGTPAMGPNNTTLPAAYYNYYYSDTGETTKRSSVNINLEWAIVDGLRAVAQFSNHNRHSRSHFFVKNNPTTGTNIRPTKEAFTETNRMDFQTYLNWKKTFAEDHNIDVVAGYDYMKDKNNSIDARVQGAASDKIPTLNVGTSNITNYPTSTRTDEVLISYFGRVNYNFREKYLLSFTMRADGSSKFAAGNRWGYFPAASAGWIVDEEAFWPRNKVVSSLKLRASYGLTGNNGIGLYDTYGSYNSAYQYNGMSTTTTGEMPNSNLTWESTTQVNAGLDMGLADDRVRVSFDYYDKVTRNLLFDVTLPNTTGYGSVVSNVGKVRFYGVDLAISSVNISRGDFTWTTDFTYNFNMNKVLKLPDNGNVRNRMDGITIGDGSQFGGIAEGERMGRIYGYKVDHIIETQADADAAMYDASSRGYRRSDRRQIAGRKDIGDYEWVNRAGSTQRDGRDIINEEDQFLLGYATPHSTGGIGNTFRYRNWSLNIYMDYALGHSIQNEMQMRYFMATMGNCNWNLVNDVKQCWSQPGDKTKYARFTANDPDWGNRNFSRMSDVFVEKGDYLCIRDISLSYKLPVRWTSRLGMKDVTLTVSGNTLYYWTAVHGVSPEAATTGGLYNSASTYATGFSPYPPARKILFSAKFTF, encoded by the coding sequence ATGAAGAAAAATTCCATCTTCCGTTGGGGAGTGGCGATGCTTCTTTTGTTTACCGGCTTGAGCCTGAGGGCCTATGCCGAAGACGACGGAGGCTCCCCTTTCCGGAAAAACCACGATGTGGACCTAACGGTCAAGTCCGCTACCCTACAGACTTTTACGGACGCTTTCACCAAGCAGACGGGCGTGCTTTTCTCCTACGAATCGGCGCTGGCGTCCATGCCGATGGGCGACGTGTCGGTACGCGAGAGCAACGCCCCGCTGGAGCGGATTCTGAATAACGTATTCACCAAACGGGGATTCCGCTACAAAATCGTGGACCGCACGGTCGTGCTGACATACGACCGCACTGCGGAGCCGCAGCGGAAGAACAGCGTGACGGGCCGTGTCTGCGACGCGGCGGGAAGCCCGCTGGTCGGCGCCACGGTGCTGGTGAAGGATTCCACGCGCGGCACGACGACTGGGGCCGACGGCACCTATTCGGTCGAGGCGGAGCCCGGCGCGGTCCTGCTCTTCTCGTACATCGGTTACACGGAACGCGAAGAGCCGGTCGGAAGCCGTTCGATGATCGACGTCACGATGCAGGAGGACCAGTCGGTGCTGGAGGAGGTCGTGGTCGTGGGATACGGCACGCAGACGCGCAAGACCGTGACTTCGGCGATCTCGAAAATGGACGGCAAAACCCTCGAAAGCATGCCCGTGAACCTCGTCGGGGACGGTATGAAAGGCCGTATCGCCGGCTTGCAGGTCGCCACGACCGACGCAACGCCGGGTTCGGCGCCGAAATTCCTGATCCGCGGCGGTTCGTCGATCAACAACTCCAACGATCCGATCGTGCTGGTGGACGGCGCCGTACGCGAAATGGCGGGCCTGAACCCGAACGACATCGAGTCGATCGAGGTGCTCAAGGACGCCGCGTCGGCCGGTATCTACGGTTCGCGCGCATCGAACGGCGTGATTCTCATCACCACCAAGAAGGGCGCGCCCCACAAGGGACCGCAGATCGTTTTCGAGGGGCAGTGGGCCTATGAGAGTCCGGCCACGAAGTTCGACCTGATGAACGGCCGGGATTACCTGCTCACGCTGCGCCCGGCGATCGCCGAAGGCTACTGCGGCGGCGCGGACCCGCTCAGCATTCTCGACGGCGCCGAATCGGCGGGAGCCGGCAACAGCGCCGCTTCGCGCTGGACGACGCGCTACCTCAATCCGGGCGAATCGCTGCCGAAAGGCTACAAATGGATCGAAGACCCGGTGAACCCCGGCAAGATCATCGTTTTCCAAGACAACGACCAGCAGAGCCAGTGGTTCGACGACGCCTTCTGGCAGAACTACTATATCGGCGTGAACGGCGGCGGCGAGAACATCCGGTATGCCGCGTCGGCGGGTTATACGGACGACGGCGGCATCGGCATGGCCACCGGATTCTCCCGCTTCACCTTCCATGGCAACACCTCGTTCAAGGTGACCAGACGCCTGACGGCGACCACGACCTTCGACTATTCGCAGATCGAGCGGCAGATGCTCGACGGAGGGGCGCTCAACAAGCGCAATTCGGTGATCCGCGGCCTTTCGGTACCCGCCACCCACCGCGACTGGTACGACGCCGAAGCCGGGGAGGATTTGGCCGGAACGCCCGCCATGGGGCCGAACAACACCACGCTGCCCGCCGCCTACTACAACTATTACTACAGCGATACGGGCGAGACGACCAAGCGGTCGAGCGTGAACATCAACCTCGAATGGGCGATCGTGGACGGCCTGCGCGCCGTGGCCCAGTTCTCGAACCACAACCGCCATTCGCGCAGCCACTTCTTCGTGAAGAACAACCCCACGACGGGCACCAACATCCGGCCCACGAAAGAGGCCTTCACGGAGACCAACCGCATGGACTTCCAGACCTACCTGAACTGGAAGAAAACCTTCGCCGAAGACCACAACATCGACGTGGTGGCCGGTTACGACTACATGAAGGACAAGAACAACAGCATCGACGCGCGCGTGCAGGGGGCGGCATCGGACAAGATTCCGACGCTGAACGTCGGGACCTCCAACATCACCAACTACCCGACCAGCACGCGGACCGACGAGGTGCTGATCTCCTACTTCGGACGTGTCAACTACAACTTCCGCGAGAAATACCTGCTGTCGTTCACCATGCGCGCCGACGGCTCGTCGAAATTCGCCGCGGGCAACCGCTGGGGTTACTTCCCGGCGGCTTCGGCCGGCTGGATCGTGGACGAGGAGGCGTTCTGGCCGCGGAACAAGGTGGTCAGCTCGCTCAAACTGAGGGCCAGCTACGGTCTGACGGGCAACAACGGCATCGGGCTTTACGACACCTACGGCAGTTACAACTCGGCGTACCAGTACAACGGCATGTCCACCACCACGACCGGCGAAATGCCGAACAGCAACCTGACATGGGAATCCACGACGCAGGTCAATGCCGGTCTGGACATGGGGCTGGCCGACGACCGGGTGCGCGTGAGTTTCGACTATTACGACAAAGTGACGCGCAACCTGCTGTTCGACGTGACGCTGCCCAACACCACCGGTTACGGTTCGGTGGTCTCCAACGTGGGCAAGGTCCGCTTCTACGGCGTCGATCTGGCGATTTCGTCGGTCAACATCAGCCGCGGCGACTTCACGTGGACCACCGACTTCACCTATAACTTCAACATGAACAAGGTGCTGAAGCTGCCCGACAACGGCAACGTGCGCAACCGCATGGACGGCATCACCATCGGCGACGGCAGCCAGTTCGGGGGCATCGCCGAGGGCGAGCGCATGGGCCGCATCTACGGTTACAAGGTCGATCACATCATCGAGACGCAGGCCGACGCCGATGCGGCGATGTACGACGCTTCGTCGCGCGGATACCGCCGCTCGGACCGCAGGCAGATCGCCGGACGCAAGGACATCGGCGACTACGAATGGGTCAACCGCGCGGGATCGACGCAGCGCGACGGCCGGGACATCATCAACGAGGAGGACCAGTTCCTGCTCGGCTACGCCACGCCCCACTCGACCGGCGGCATCGGCAATACTTTCCGGTACCGGAACTGGTCGCTGAATATCTATATGGACTATGCGCTGGGCCACTCGATCCAGAACGAGATGCAGATGCGCTACTTCATGGCGACGATGGGCAACTGCAACTGGAATTTGGTGAACGACGTGAAGCAGTGCTGGTCGCAGCCGGGCGACAAGACCAAGTACGCCCGTTTCACGGCCAACGACCCCGACTGGGGCAACCGCAACTTCTCGCGCATGTCGGACGTTTTCGTCGAGAAGGGCGACTACCTCTGCATCCGCGACATCTCGCTTTCGTACAAGCTTCCCGTGCGCTGGACGAGCCGGCTGGGCATGAAAGACGTGACCCTGACCGTTTCGGGCAACACGCTCTACTACTGGACGGCCGTGCACGGCGTATCGCCCGAAGCGGCGACCACCGGGGGACTCTACAATTCGGCTTCGACCTATGCCACGGGTTTCAGCCCCTATCCGCCCGCGCGCAAGATCCTGTTCAGCGCCAAATTCACGTTCTAA
- a CDS encoding FecR family protein, which produces MAHTDDTVLYSIDSVLYKHLNHETTEAEERRLYAWLEEREEHRTFYFEIAAIWSAHKTLSSKQLGERCDAMMRRLNARIDADEAMRREVKRRRPAWRRWALAAAAVAVVAVAVTAAWFASIGTPGDELFRTYLNESGEIAALRLEDGTQVWMQDGTELQYAVGAGSEERIVRIDGEAYFDVAHDEAHPFVVKTENLSVRVLGTAFNVRAHAADPLTEVVLERGSVRLQTPEGYNLVRLHPNQRAVFDAAKDDIEVEEIYAEHFVTERYNLVAMKNATIGEIIARIESNYGVRIRIADPDNRKRYDINYLRTNSLEEVIDIVEFMTGQRCEVVRGN; this is translated from the coding sequence TTGGCACACACCGACGACACCGTATTGTACAGCATCGATTCTGTATTATACAAGCACCTGAATCACGAAACGACCGAGGCCGAAGAGCGGCGGCTTTACGCATGGCTCGAAGAACGGGAGGAGCACCGCACCTTCTATTTCGAGATCGCCGCGATCTGGAGCGCCCACAAAACCCTTTCGTCCAAACAGCTCGGCGAGCGCTGCGACGCCATGATGCGCCGGCTCAACGCGCGGATCGACGCCGACGAAGCGATGCGCCGCGAGGTGAAGCGGCGGCGTCCCGCATGGCGCCGCTGGGCGTTGGCTGCGGCCGCAGTGGCGGTGGTCGCCGTCGCCGTAACCGCGGCGTGGTTCGCCAGCATCGGTACGCCGGGGGACGAGCTGTTCCGTACTTATCTGAATGAAAGCGGCGAAATTGCGGCCCTGCGTCTCGAAGACGGCACGCAGGTGTGGATGCAGGACGGGACCGAACTGCAATATGCGGTCGGCGCGGGGTCGGAGGAGCGTATCGTGCGCATCGACGGCGAAGCCTACTTCGACGTGGCGCACGACGAAGCGCATCCCTTCGTGGTGAAGACCGAAAACCTGTCGGTGCGGGTGCTGGGCACGGCGTTCAACGTCAGGGCGCATGCCGCCGATCCGCTGACCGAAGTGGTGCTCGAACGCGGTTCGGTGCGCCTGCAGACCCCCGAAGGCTATAATCTCGTGCGGCTCCATCCCAACCAGCGGGCCGTGTTCGACGCCGCGAAGGACGACATCGAGGTGGAAGAGATCTACGCCGAGCATTTCGTGACGGAGCGTTACAACCTCGTGGCGATGAAGAACGCCACGATCGGCGAAATCATCGCCCGCATCGAATCGAATTACGGCGTGCGGATACGCATAGCCGATCCCGACAACCGGAAACGATACGACATCAACTACCTGCGCACCAACTCGCTCGAAGAGGTCATCGACATCGTCGAATTCATGACCGGACAGCGCTGCGAGGTCGTGCGCGGTAACTAG